A stretch of the Mycobacterium sp. ITM-2016-00317 genome encodes the following:
- a CDS encoding DoxX family protein: MTGLAGTALAAVTLICAAANAAVGIADLARAQFVLANSAEVGVAPRWIPYLAALKLAGAVGLLIGLVAAPWLGLAAAVGLVGFFVGAVGVHVRTRVFHNIAFPAAYLLLAVGATVYFAEAVG, translated from the coding sequence GTGACAGGCCTTGCGGGCACCGCACTGGCGGCTGTGACGCTCATCTGCGCGGCCGCCAATGCGGCGGTCGGCATCGCCGACCTGGCCCGCGCGCAGTTCGTGCTGGCCAACTCCGCCGAAGTCGGTGTGGCACCGCGGTGGATCCCGTACCTGGCAGCGCTGAAACTGGCGGGTGCGGTCGGCCTGCTGATCGGTCTGGTCGCCGCGCCGTGGTTGGGCCTGGCTGCCGCGGTCGGTCTGGTCGGGTTCTTCGTCGGCGCGGTGGGAGTGCACGTGCGCACCCGGGTGTTCCACAACATCGCCTTCCCCGCCGCCTACCTGCTGTTGGCGGTCGGGGCCACCGTGTATTTCGCCGAAGCCGTGGGGTGA
- a CDS encoding acetamidase/formamidase family protein, giving the protein MSELAREAAETLWSGLGRRDFLRAVAAVGAGAGVVGVAACSSGSSSSSPDNTTAGANFTILQPGDGDPTGDHYLQSVPDQVLWGYVPTVHAAPALRMRSGQTVTIDAVSHEGILEDQGRNPVEYFGAQGVSEADVLQDAIAIAAEYNRTPRNFDKDGPHVVTGPVFVEGAEPGDVLKIEILQAVPRVPYGVVSSRHGKGALARTPDKEAPAGISLAEVMPPVATDGRPNPDPTKYGNVSTFTAVEDGHGVMTYGAARVRFPLRPFMGMMGVAYSQDTDPTAASANSIPPTLGGGNIDIRLLGEGATFYLPVFAEGALFYVGDPHMAMGDGEVALTAMEGSLRGSYRLSVCKPGSGDAPSVAYRYPFGETADAWVPIGLSDPDGSIGGQGSDLDIAMRRAVVNALDFLETDQGMDRATAYAYLSAAADFSVSQVVDRTVGVHGQVYKSHFVES; this is encoded by the coding sequence GTGTCTGAACTCGCTCGAGAAGCCGCCGAAACCCTCTGGTCGGGGCTCGGCCGGCGGGACTTCCTCCGCGCCGTCGCGGCCGTCGGCGCGGGCGCCGGTGTCGTCGGGGTGGCGGCCTGCTCGTCGGGATCGTCGTCCAGCTCACCGGACAACACGACCGCAGGAGCGAACTTCACCATCCTCCAGCCCGGGGACGGGGACCCGACCGGGGACCACTACCTGCAGTCGGTGCCGGACCAGGTGCTGTGGGGCTATGTGCCGACCGTGCACGCGGCGCCGGCGCTGCGGATGAGGTCGGGCCAGACCGTGACCATCGATGCGGTCAGCCATGAGGGCATCCTGGAAGACCAGGGTCGCAACCCCGTCGAATACTTCGGCGCCCAGGGCGTGTCCGAGGCCGACGTGCTGCAGGACGCCATCGCCATCGCCGCCGAGTACAACCGCACGCCGAGGAACTTCGACAAGGACGGCCCGCACGTGGTCACCGGTCCGGTGTTCGTGGAGGGCGCCGAACCCGGCGATGTGCTGAAAATCGAGATCCTGCAGGCTGTTCCGCGGGTGCCGTACGGCGTGGTGTCGAGCAGGCACGGCAAGGGCGCGCTGGCACGCACCCCGGACAAGGAGGCGCCGGCCGGTATCAGCCTCGCCGAGGTCATGCCGCCGGTGGCCACCGACGGCAGGCCCAACCCCGACCCCACCAAGTACGGCAACGTGTCGACGTTCACCGCGGTGGAGGACGGTCACGGCGTCATGACCTACGGGGCGGCGCGGGTGCGATTCCCGTTGCGCCCCTTCATGGGCATGATGGGGGTGGCCTACTCACAGGACACCGACCCGACCGCGGCGTCCGCGAACTCCATTCCGCCGACCCTGGGCGGCGGCAACATCGACATCCGGCTGCTCGGTGAAGGAGCCACCTTCTATCTGCCGGTGTTCGCCGAAGGCGCGCTGTTCTATGTGGGGGATCCGCACATGGCGATGGGCGACGGTGAGGTTGCGCTCACCGCCATGGAGGGTTCGCTGCGCGGCAGTTACCGCCTCTCGGTGTGCAAGCCCGGTTCCGGCGATGCCCCGTCGGTGGCCTACCGCTACCCGTTCGGCGAGACCGCCGACGCGTGGGTGCCCATCGGCCTGTCCGACCCGGACGGGTCGATCGGCGGTCAGGGCAGCGACCTCGACATCGCGATGCGCCGCGCGGTCGTCAACGCGCTCGACTTCCTGGAGACCGACCAGGGTATGGACCGGGCCACCGCCTACGCGTATCTGTCTGCGGCGGCGGACTTCTCGGTGTCGCAGGTGGTCGACAGGACCGTCGGTGTGCACGGCCAGGTCTACAAGTCCCACTTCGTCGAGAGCTGA
- a CDS encoding TMEM165/GDT1 family protein: protein MLAALLLSFAVIFVAELGDKTQLVAMMFALRYRWWVVLSAITVATTAVHVLSVAIGHYLGAALPTHLLGLIAGAMFIVFGLWTLRGDSLSDDETSRAAKATAPAFFVVTSAFILAELGDKTMLATVTLAADRDWLGVWIGSTLGMVAADGLAILVGAVAGKHLPERFIQITAAALFLVFGFYMLLEYLLPSASVIVIALAALALVLGIGAILRALPERLRPPVLRPAAAPSAATDTGEQSPLTAGSGTSDRHD, encoded by the coding sequence GTGCTCGCCGCCCTGTTGTTGAGCTTCGCCGTCATCTTCGTCGCCGAGTTGGGTGACAAGACCCAGCTCGTCGCGATGATGTTCGCGCTGCGCTACCGCTGGTGGGTGGTGCTCTCGGCGATCACCGTGGCCACCACCGCGGTGCACGTGCTGTCGGTGGCCATCGGCCATTACCTCGGTGCGGCGCTGCCGACACATCTGCTCGGCCTCATCGCCGGTGCGATGTTCATCGTCTTCGGGCTGTGGACACTGCGCGGCGACAGCCTCTCCGACGACGAGACGTCGCGCGCCGCGAAGGCGACCGCGCCGGCGTTCTTCGTCGTCACCTCGGCGTTCATCCTGGCCGAGCTCGGCGACAAGACGATGCTGGCCACCGTCACGCTCGCCGCGGACCGCGACTGGCTGGGCGTGTGGATCGGCTCCACGCTGGGCATGGTCGCCGCCGACGGGCTGGCGATCCTGGTCGGGGCGGTGGCCGGCAAGCATCTGCCCGAACGGTTCATCCAGATCACCGCGGCGGCACTGTTCCTGGTCTTCGGCTTCTACATGCTGCTGGAATACCTGCTGCCGTCGGCTTCGGTCATCGTCATCGCACTCGCCGCGCTGGCACTCGTGCTCGGGATCGGCGCGATCCTGCGCGCGCTGCCCGAGCGGCTGCGGCCACCGGTGCTCCGGCCCGCGGCGGCGCCGTCGGCCGCCACCGACACCGGCGAGCAGTCCCCGCTCACCGCGGGGTCGGGCACCTCAGATCGGCACGACTGA
- a CDS encoding sigma-70 family RNA polymerase sigma factor: MPTSQFEEQRPRLLSLAYRLLGSVHDAEDAVQTAWVRVATAPGAEISNVPAYLTRVVTNVCLDQLRERQRRDRLTQRAEPAATETWAADEEFLRREAVGRALMVLLSRLAPTQRAAYVLHDLFAVPFDEIAGILGVTPAAAKKHASRARARLRPDVAEADIPGAAADREVVEAFLRAAAGGDVLGMVALMAPECVRIADPELLPPGTPSTVSGAWAVAEETRLFAERIRCRVPMRRNGHLVDLIAPGGHPLAAIDVDVRAGLVAHITISAVRGGDVLAAANQLSTKWDL; this comes from the coding sequence GTGCCGACCTCCCAGTTCGAAGAACAGCGCCCCCGACTGTTGTCGCTGGCCTACCGGCTCCTCGGTTCGGTGCACGACGCCGAGGACGCGGTCCAGACCGCGTGGGTCCGTGTCGCGACCGCCCCCGGCGCCGAGATCAGCAATGTGCCGGCGTACCTCACCAGAGTGGTCACCAACGTGTGCCTGGACCAGCTGCGCGAACGTCAGCGCCGAGATCGGCTGACCCAGCGCGCCGAGCCGGCCGCGACCGAGACGTGGGCCGCCGACGAGGAGTTCCTCCGGCGCGAGGCGGTCGGGCGCGCGCTGATGGTTCTGCTGTCCCGGCTCGCCCCGACGCAGCGGGCGGCCTACGTGCTGCATGACCTGTTCGCCGTCCCGTTCGACGAGATCGCCGGCATCTTGGGCGTGACGCCGGCCGCCGCGAAGAAGCACGCGAGCCGGGCACGGGCCCGGTTACGTCCCGACGTGGCGGAGGCCGACATCCCGGGTGCTGCCGCCGACCGCGAGGTCGTCGAGGCCTTTCTGCGTGCCGCCGCGGGCGGCGACGTTCTCGGTATGGTCGCGCTGATGGCACCGGAATGCGTCCGGATCGCCGACCCGGAGCTGCTGCCCCCGGGGACACCGTCCACCGTGTCCGGCGCCTGGGCGGTCGCCGAGGAGACGCGCCTGTTCGCCGAGCGCATCCGCTGCCGGGTGCCGATGCGGCGCAACGGTCATCTGGTCGACCTCATCGCGCCCGGCGGTCATCCCCTGGCGGCGATCGACGTCGACGTCCGCGCCGGTCTGGTCGCACACATCACCATCTCCGCCGTGCGCGGCGGTGATGTCCTGGCGGCCGCGAATCAGCTCTCGACGAAGTGGGACTTGTAG